One window of Anaerolineales bacterium genomic DNA carries:
- a CDS encoding uroporphyrinogen decarboxylase yields MGKKNITHRERIEKCLNGESREDTPVALWRHFPVDDQSPESLANAVISFQKTYDFDLVKVTPASSFCIKDWGAEDEWQGNSEGTRQYTRRVIHTPEDWLKLPVLDPYKGYLGEQLSCLKIICNELGPDVPILQTIFSPLAQAKNLVGGEALLVHIRQYPEAVLAGLKVIAETTRSFIEAASQTGNAGVFYAVQHGNYQLLSEAEYKQFGKMLDLEILSAVRDKWLNMIHLHGNHVMFNVFTDYPVQVINWHDRETYPSLKEGKELFPGVVCGGLQRTATMELGTPEHVHSEARDAILSTANQRFILGTGCVLQTTTPSANILAALQAARHE; encoded by the coding sequence TTGGGTAAGAAAAACATTACGCATCGAGAGCGAATAGAAAAATGCTTGAATGGAGAAAGCCGTGAAGATACACCAGTTGCCCTTTGGCGACATTTCCCGGTAGATGATCAATCTCCCGAGAGCCTGGCAAATGCGGTGATCAGCTTTCAGAAAACATATGATTTCGACCTGGTTAAGGTGACACCTGCTTCTTCATTCTGCATTAAAGATTGGGGTGCAGAAGATGAATGGCAGGGAAACTCAGAGGGAACCAGGCAGTATACACGCCGGGTAATCCATACCCCCGAAGATTGGCTCAAGCTTCCAGTATTGGATCCTTATAAAGGGTATTTAGGTGAACAGCTCTCATGCTTAAAAATAATATGCAATGAACTCGGGCCAGACGTTCCCATCCTTCAGACCATCTTCAGTCCACTTGCTCAGGCTAAAAACCTGGTTGGTGGAGAAGCCCTGCTGGTACACATCCGCCAATATCCGGAGGCGGTGCTGGCAGGTTTAAAAGTGATTGCCGAAACCACACGCAGTTTTATTGAAGCCGCCAGCCAAACAGGGAATGCCGGGGTATTCTACGCAGTTCAACATGGGAACTATCAGTTGTTATCTGAAGCTGAGTATAAGCAATTTGGTAAGATGCTTGACTTAGAAATCCTCTCCGCTGTGCGTGATAAATGGCTGAATATGATCCATCTGCATGGCAATCATGTCATGTTCAATGTCTTTACCGATTACCCCGTACAAGTGATCAACTGGCATGACCGTGAAACTTATCCGTCTTTAAAAGAAGGAAAGGAACTATTCCCAGGCGTGGTGTGTGGTGGGCTGCAACGCACCGCGACAATGGAGCTGGGTACACCCGAACATGTGCATTCAGAAGCGCGTGATGCGATCTTGAGTACTGCAAACCAGCGCTTTATCCTGGGGACGGGTTGTGTGCTGCAAACCACGACGCCATCCGCAAATATCCTGGCTGCTTTGCAGGCCGCACGGCATGAGTGA
- the rsmD gene encoding 16S rRNA (guanine(966)-N(2))-methyltransferase RsmD — MSDLRIIGGKARGRRIRSVPGDTTRPITDKVRQALFNIIGPDIVGASFLDLFAGTGSVGIEALSRGAAFVQFNELNRQAYTIIRENLKITGLEQGAIVNQGDAFSLLDRAPNQSFDYIFIAPPQYKEMWSKSLVLIDRQPAWLSDDAWLIVQIHPIEYKPIGEELPLENLVEFDQRHYGSTVLVFYRKDGGELNLPGETPRER, encoded by the coding sequence ATGAGTGATCTCAGGATCATTGGGGGTAAAGCACGTGGCCGGCGGATCCGCTCGGTGCCTGGAGACACAACCAGGCCAATCACCGACAAGGTCAGGCAGGCACTTTTCAACATCATCGGGCCTGACATTGTAGGGGCATCATTTTTAGACCTGTTCGCGGGCACGGGCAGTGTCGGCATTGAAGCGTTGAGCAGGGGGGCGGCTTTTGTACAGTTCAATGAACTCAACCGGCAGGCATACACCATCATCCGCGAAAACCTCAAAATCACCGGCCTCGAGCAAGGGGCAATAGTGAACCAGGGAGATGCCTTCAGCCTGCTTGACCGGGCCCCCAACCAGTCGTTCGACTACATTTTTATTGCTCCCCCTCAGTACAAGGAGATGTGGAGCAAGTCATTGGTATTAATTGACCGGCAACCTGCCTGGCTATCTGATGATGCCTGGTTGATCGTGCAGATCCACCCGATCGAATACAAACCGATTGGTGAAGAACTACCTCTTGAGAACTTGGTGGAGTTTGACCAAAGGCATTACGGGAGCACGGTACTGGTGTTTTATCGCAAAGACGGAGGTGAGCTGAACCTCCCCGGAGAAACCCCCCGGGAAAGATAA
- a CDS encoding diguanylate cyclase, with the protein MCRRGGPPAHEYHQKSMTRYIIRRLLQAIPLLLIISIVLFAMMQAMGDPLATMGGRKVTRPEDRIRLAKQLGLDKPGCVQYVYWLIGNDWTRPVGEIPEPNAGILNPIVKCLNPLNYIDSYATGTRKGVLRGDWGISLVNRQPVTKVIGERLTNTLLLMVTAEAIIISVALLIGIYSALHQYSAADNIITATTFVLYSMPVFFFALLAMYIFSVNFRKWGLPYLPTVGMFEPSAGPSTMQLAWHMILPVATLSFGFIAGYSRYIRSAMLETLGQDYVRTAKAKGLPRREVVYIHALKNAALPIVTLVALDLPFLLGGAIVTERIFGWPGMGRLFLDHVERSDTAVVMGIMMMIAFAVIIFQIIADVTYAWLDPRIRYK; encoded by the coding sequence ATGTGCAGGCGGGGTGGCCCGCCTGCACATGAATATCACCAAAAATCAATGACTCGTTATATCATTCGCCGGTTATTACAAGCCATTCCACTGTTATTGATTATAAGTATCGTCCTGTTTGCCATGATGCAAGCTATGGGTGACCCGCTTGCCACCATGGGGGGACGTAAAGTGACTAGGCCAGAAGATCGCATCCGGCTAGCCAAGCAATTGGGATTGGATAAGCCTGGCTGTGTCCAATATGTCTACTGGTTGATCGGCAATGACTGGACCAGGCCTGTGGGTGAGATTCCCGAGCCAAATGCGGGGATTTTAAATCCCATTGTGAAATGCTTAAATCCACTTAATTACATTGATTCATACGCTACTGGTACTCGGAAAGGTGTGTTACGAGGTGATTGGGGCATCTCGTTAGTCAATCGCCAGCCGGTTACCAAAGTAATCGGTGAACGATTAACAAACACACTACTTTTGATGGTCACAGCTGAAGCTATTATCATATCCGTTGCATTACTCATCGGGATTTATTCTGCCCTGCACCAGTACTCGGCTGCAGACAATATCATCACAGCAACTACTTTTGTGCTATATTCGATGCCAGTGTTCTTTTTTGCATTATTAGCCATGTATATATTTTCGGTGAATTTCAGGAAATGGGGGCTACCTTACTTGCCGACGGTGGGCATGTTTGAGCCATCGGCTGGCCCATCGACTATGCAGCTCGCCTGGCATATGATTCTGCCTGTCGCTACACTTTCATTCGGTTTTATTGCTGGCTATAGCCGCTATATCCGTAGTGCCATGCTGGAAACCCTTGGGCAAGATTATGTACGAACTGCTAAAGCCAAGGGTTTACCCAGGCGGGAGGTGGTATATATCCATGCCTTAAAAAATGCTGCCTTACCGATTGTCACCCTAGTCGCTCTTGACTTACCCTTCCTGCTTGGAGGCGCAATCGTGACTGAGCGAATTTTCGGATGGCCTGGTATGGGACGATTATTCCTTGATCACGTCGAGCGTTCGGATACCGCTGTGGTCATGGGTATCATGATGATGATTGCTTTTGCTGTGATCATCTTCCAGATCATTGCGGATGTAACATATGCCTGGCTGGATCCGCGCATCCGCTATAAATAA
- a CDS encoding amidohydrolase has protein sequence MLNHHKKFICSEIEHQSEKLWAISTKLFNEPETAFKEFKASQLLTHALQEGGFSVEGGIANLDTAFRASIGDQAHPCIAILAEYDALTGLGHACGHNLIASAAIGAGLALAELQPRLPGLIQVIGSPAEEGGGGKIILAEAGVFDSVDAGMMFHPAAKNMVLRSSLASAKLRMEFFGKASHAAAAPEEGINALDALILTFNNIHAIRPLLGPKDVIAGIILNGGEAANIIPAYTCADFSIRSLTSQRRDEIIEKVKACAQAGAQAVGCQLKLTLSPGYKNMLPNHVIADLFSANLEIVGRQVVEPGPFERMGSTDMGDVSHIIPAIHAYLAIAPENIAGHTLEFKEYCISEAGKSAMLDAAKALAMTVVDLLTDPSLVQKAKVELNRTISEKS, from the coding sequence ATGCTGAATCATCATAAAAAGTTCATTTGTTCAGAAATCGAGCACCAATCGGAAAAATTGTGGGCAATCAGCACCAAGCTATTTAATGAGCCGGAGACTGCCTTTAAAGAATTCAAAGCCAGTCAGCTTCTTACCCATGCTCTGCAGGAAGGTGGGTTCAGTGTAGAAGGCGGGATCGCCAATCTGGACACTGCTTTCCGGGCGTCCATCGGTGACCAGGCCCACCCATGCATTGCCATCCTGGCTGAGTACGATGCCCTGACGGGTCTGGGGCACGCCTGCGGCCATAACCTGATTGCTTCGGCAGCCATTGGCGCTGGCCTGGCACTGGCCGAGCTACAGCCCCGCTTACCAGGTCTCATCCAGGTAATTGGCTCTCCAGCTGAAGAGGGGGGTGGTGGTAAGATCATATTAGCTGAAGCCGGGGTATTTGATTCGGTTGATGCTGGCATGATGTTCCACCCGGCTGCAAAGAACATGGTCTTACGTAGCTCCCTCGCTTCCGCCAAGCTGAGAATGGAATTTTTCGGCAAAGCTTCGCATGCCGCCGCAGCCCCTGAAGAAGGCATCAATGCATTAGATGCATTGATCCTGACCTTCAACAATATCCATGCCATTCGCCCCCTCCTTGGCCCGAAGGATGTCATTGCTGGCATCATCCTGAATGGAGGCGAAGCAGCCAACATAATCCCTGCCTATACTTGTGCAGATTTTAGTATTCGCAGTCTTACTTCCCAACGCAGGGATGAGATCATCGAGAAAGTTAAAGCCTGTGCTCAAGCTGGCGCCCAGGCAGTCGGCTGCCAGCTGAAACTCACCCTTTCGCCGGGCTACAAGAACATGTTACCCAACCATGTCATTGCGGATTTATTCTCCGCCAATCTTGAAATAGTCGGTCGCCAGGTGGTTGAACCGGGCCCGTTCGAGCGCATGGGCTCCACCGATATGGGAGATGTCAGCCACATTATCCCCGCCATCCACGCTTACCTGGCGATCGCACCAGAAAATATCGCTGGTCACACCCTGGAGTTTAAGGAATACTGTATCTCTGAAGCGGGTAAATCGGCCATGCTAGATGCAGCCAAAGCATTGGCAATGACAGTTGTGGATTTGCTTACCGATCCTTCCCTGGTTCAGAAGGCAAAAGTAGAATTGAACCGTACAATAAGTGAAAAATCCTGA
- a CDS encoding uridine kinase: MPNRTPPLVIGIAGGTGSGKSTVAKVIIDRVGASHIALLPHDAYYKNLTQLEPAQRALINFDHPDSLETSLLVQHIKQLKILEPIELPVYDFKTHTRTNTTVHVDPQPVILVEGILILAEKALRELFDVKIFVDTDADIRFIRRLERDIAERGRTSQSVVKQYLETVRPMHLEFVEPSKRYADVIIPEGGLNTVAMDMVVARLEALLRNH; this comes from the coding sequence ATGCCAAATCGTACACCCCCTCTCGTGATCGGAATTGCCGGTGGAACAGGCTCAGGAAAATCCACAGTTGCAAAAGTGATCATCGATAGGGTGGGTGCCAGTCACATTGCCCTTTTGCCTCATGATGCATATTATAAAAACCTCACACAGCTTGAGCCGGCTCAACGTGCATTGATTAATTTCGACCATCCTGATTCTCTCGAAACCAGCCTTTTGGTTCAGCACATCAAGCAACTCAAAATTCTTGAGCCCATCGAGCTGCCTGTATATGATTTTAAGACGCATACCCGTACGAACACCACCGTACATGTCGACCCTCAGCCGGTCATTCTGGTTGAAGGTATCTTGATTCTGGCAGAGAAAGCGCTACGCGAGCTCTTTGATGTAAAAATTTTCGTCGATACTGACGCGGATATCCGCTTTATTCGGCGTCTTGAACGGGACATCGCCGAAAGAGGGCGCACAAGTCAATCTGTCGTAAAACAATATCTGGAAACCGTTCGCCCCATGCACCTGGAATTTGTCGAGCCGTCCAAGCGTTATGCGGATGTTATCATCCCTGAAGGTGGCTTGAATACGGTTGCGATGGACATGGTGGTTGCCAGGCTCGAAGCGCTGTTACGCAACCACTAA
- a CDS encoding DNA polymerase III subunit epsilon, translating into MDSIVAIDIETTGLDPQKDSIIEIGAVRFSTSRIEDEWNSLINPGRKIPPFITQLTGINDHMVLEAPAIQNILPDLRSFVGDSPILGHNVGFDLAFLYRQGLFKANDQLDTYEIASVLLPTAGRYNLGSLGQQLNIPLRANHRALDDARVTSAVYRSLHEIGMQLPVQLLAELVRLGEGLDWAGYGFFYNLLRSRSKETISARQVRQGYSGPIFEAYHVRDVSPLTPNPQLSPLDPDEVASALEPGGIFYHHFPNYEHRPQQIEMLRAVTRALTENRHLLVEAGTGTGKSMAYLLPSALWAVKNGQRVVISTNTINLQDQLINKDIPDLCQAMGLNLSAAVMKGRSNYLCPRRLENMRRRGPGNADEIRVLGKVLVWLLSTNTGDRNELNLNGLVERDIWLRLSADDEGCTTENCIKRGGICPFYRARQAALAAHILIVNHALLLADVATGNRVLPEYNYLIVDEAHHLEEATTSALSFKTTEYLLDRAMRELGSPNSGALGKLIGILEGNVLPSDFAAINRYIQQATDLAFHFQTSTQAFFRSIEEFLFEQREGNDIGMYAHQERILPATRTQPAWADVEAAWEECDASLKPLVDNLAGLLQALGEIAETLPEEDDDTISNLRSLYLRLVEIQNNLYSLVFEPKPESIYWFEIQPNSRQISLNAAPLNIGPLMQKYLWNEKSAVILTSATLTTAGEFNYLKGRLYANEAYELAVGSPFDYETSVLLYIANDIPEPSDRSGHQRAVEQGILNLCLATGGKALVLFTSYDQLRRTYNSIKDLLSRKNIQVYLQGEGASASSLLENFKVEERAVLFGTRAFWEGVDVPGAALSVLVIVKLPFDVPSDPIVAARSETFEDPFTQYSLPEAILRFRQGFGRLIRTQSDRGIVAIFDRRIMSKRYGRLFTDSLPTCTTRVGPASELPKLAVRWLNL; encoded by the coding sequence ATGGATTCCATCGTTGCCATTGATATCGAAACCACCGGACTCGATCCGCAAAAAGATTCCATCATCGAGATCGGAGCAGTCCGTTTTTCGACAAGCCGTATCGAAGATGAATGGAACTCCCTGATAAATCCAGGTCGCAAGATCCCACCATTCATCACTCAGCTGACCGGTATCAATGACCATATGGTCCTTGAAGCGCCTGCGATTCAAAACATCTTACCTGACCTGCGTTCATTCGTAGGCGATTCCCCCATCCTCGGTCATAATGTCGGATTCGACCTCGCCTTTCTATACCGGCAAGGGCTATTCAAAGCAAATGATCAGCTGGATACCTATGAAATTGCCTCCGTCCTGCTCCCAACCGCGGGGCGTTATAACCTGGGCTCATTGGGCCAGCAGTTGAATATCCCCTTGCGGGCCAACCATCGCGCCTTAGATGATGCCCGGGTAACCTCAGCAGTCTATCGATCGCTACACGAAATCGGCATGCAATTACCAGTTCAGCTGCTGGCTGAGCTAGTCCGCCTGGGTGAAGGTCTGGATTGGGCAGGCTATGGTTTCTTCTATAACCTCTTACGATCCAGGTCGAAAGAGACGATTTCTGCCCGGCAGGTCAGGCAGGGGTATTCGGGACCAATTTTTGAAGCATACCACGTCCGCGATGTCTCGCCGCTCACACCTAACCCCCAGCTCAGCCCACTCGATCCCGATGAAGTCGCATCTGCCCTAGAGCCTGGTGGAATTTTCTATCACCACTTCCCTAATTATGAGCACCGGCCCCAGCAGATCGAGATGCTCAGGGCGGTCACTCGTGCCCTCACAGAAAATCGCCACTTACTGGTCGAAGCAGGCACCGGTACCGGCAAAAGTATGGCTTACCTGCTACCGTCTGCGTTGTGGGCTGTAAAAAATGGTCAGCGAGTGGTCATATCCACGAATACCATTAACTTGCAAGACCAGCTGATCAATAAAGATATTCCTGACCTATGCCAGGCGATGGGATTGAACCTTTCGGCTGCGGTGATGAAAGGCCGCTCAAATTACCTCTGCCCGCGCCGCCTCGAAAACATGCGCCGGCGTGGACCTGGTAACGCTGACGAGATCCGTGTTTTGGGTAAGGTGCTTGTCTGGTTGCTCTCGACTAATACCGGCGACCGCAATGAGCTTAATCTAAACGGATTGGTTGAACGCGATATCTGGCTTCGCCTGTCAGCGGATGACGAAGGCTGTACCACAGAAAACTGTATCAAGCGTGGCGGGATCTGCCCTTTCTATCGCGCTCGTCAGGCGGCTCTGGCTGCCCATATTCTGATCGTTAATCATGCTTTACTGCTGGCAGATGTTGCCACCGGAAACCGTGTTCTCCCCGAATATAACTACTTGATCGTAGATGAGGCGCATCACCTGGAAGAAGCTACCACCAGTGCTCTAAGCTTTAAAACTACTGAGTATCTACTTGATCGCGCCATGCGTGAGCTGGGTAGTCCAAATTCAGGCGCGCTTGGTAAGCTGATTGGTATCCTGGAAGGAAATGTTTTGCCTTCCGACTTTGCAGCCATTAACCGCTACATCCAACAAGCGACAGATCTGGCATTTCATTTTCAAACATCAACCCAGGCATTCTTCCGCTCCATCGAAGAGTTTCTTTTCGAGCAACGTGAAGGCAATGACATCGGTATGTATGCTCACCAGGAGCGTATCCTACCTGCCACCCGTACGCAACCTGCCTGGGCCGATGTTGAAGCTGCCTGGGAAGAATGTGACGCATCGCTAAAACCATTAGTTGACAACCTGGCAGGATTGCTTCAGGCGTTGGGTGAAATTGCCGAAACCCTGCCTGAAGAGGATGATGATACCATCTCCAACCTGAGGAGCCTCTATCTCAGGTTAGTCGAGATCCAGAATAACTTGTATTCCCTGGTATTCGAACCGAAGCCTGAATCCATCTATTGGTTTGAGATTCAACCCAACAGCCGGCAGATTTCCTTGAACGCAGCTCCGCTGAATATCGGACCCCTGATGCAGAAGTACTTGTGGAACGAAAAATCTGCTGTGATTCTCACCTCAGCGACACTTACCACGGCCGGTGAATTCAATTACCTTAAAGGCAGGCTTTACGCGAATGAGGCCTATGAGCTGGCTGTCGGTTCTCCGTTCGATTATGAAACTTCGGTATTATTGTATATTGCAAACGATATCCCTGAACCTTCCGATCGCTCTGGCCATCAACGCGCAGTCGAGCAAGGCATCCTGAACCTGTGCCTTGCCACCGGGGGTAAGGCCCTGGTTCTTTTCACCTCATACGACCAGCTGCGCCGGACTTACAACAGCATAAAAGATTTACTTAGCCGTAAAAATATCCAGGTCTATCTTCAGGGCGAGGGTGCCTCAGCAAGCTCTCTCCTGGAAAATTTCAAGGTGGAGGAACGTGCTGTACTCTTCGGAACCCGTGCTTTTTGGGAAGGTGTGGATGTGCCCGGAGCAGCTTTATCGGTGCTGGTCATCGTGAAGCTCCCCTTTGATGTGCCTTCTGATCCGATCGTAGCCGCTCGTTCGGAGACATTTGAAGACCCCTTTACGCAATACTCCTTACCCGAAGCCATCTTGCGTTTCCGGCAGGGGTTCGGCCGTCTGATCCGCACCCAATCTGATCGTGGCATCGTGGCAATCTTCGATCGGCGCATCATGTCAAAACGTTATGGCCGGCTTTTCACCGATTCTCTCCCCACCTGCACCACCCGGGTAGGTCCTGCCTCTGAACTCCCCAAGCTGGCAGTTCGCTGGCTAAATCTATGA
- a CDS encoding peptidase M20 yields MKLYDNFLEKNLERSISELADYCRQPSVAAQNWGLVECAELTRDMLNSRGFTVEIISTGGAPVVFAEKAGRSDKTLLFYNHYDVQPPEPLDLWDSPPFEPTLRNGKLYARGVSDDKGHLVSRLFAIDSLLSIDGELPCNIKFVVEGEEEASSIHLKGFVLNHLDKLSADACIWEFGGVDHREVPVQYLGLRGICYVELSVETAIIDVHSGIGGSIFPNAAWRLVWALSTLKGEDERIRLPGHYDTVKPPSERDRQLFSMLPETADEYKTLYGVDHFLRGIEGGLELRLAEVFEPTCTICGLTSGYQGEGSKTVLPAKASAKVDFRLVPDQTPEQVLKSLRLHLDREGFSDVQIQFLGGEQPARTDPDDPFVALVVEAARPVYGQPMQIIPMGGGSGPNHAFVHNLHLPVVSAGIGYPGAQGHAPNENIRLDLYLKGAQHIARILKEFANS; encoded by the coding sequence ATGAAGCTTTACGACAATTTCTTAGAAAAGAATTTGGAACGCAGCATTTCCGAGCTTGCGGATTACTGCCGCCAGCCTAGCGTCGCTGCCCAGAATTGGGGCCTAGTTGAGTGCGCTGAGCTGACCAGAGATATGCTTAACTCCAGGGGTTTCACGGTTGAAATTATCTCGACTGGTGGTGCGCCGGTAGTGTTTGCTGAGAAGGCCGGACGCTCGGATAAAACCTTGCTCTTTTACAACCACTACGATGTGCAGCCACCTGAGCCACTTGATTTATGGGATAGCCCTCCTTTTGAGCCAACCCTGAGGAATGGTAAACTCTACGCCAGAGGGGTCAGCGATGATAAGGGACACCTGGTTAGTCGCTTGTTCGCCATTGATTCACTCCTGTCGATCGATGGAGAGCTCCCTTGTAATATCAAATTCGTCGTTGAGGGTGAAGAGGAAGCCAGCAGCATCCACCTCAAAGGTTTCGTCCTCAATCACCTGGATAAACTAAGCGCAGATGCCTGTATCTGGGAGTTTGGAGGAGTGGACCATCGCGAAGTGCCTGTTCAGTACCTGGGTTTACGCGGAATCTGCTACGTAGAATTATCCGTTGAGACGGCAATAATCGATGTGCACTCAGGTATAGGTGGCTCAATTTTCCCCAATGCAGCATGGAGACTCGTTTGGGCTCTCTCCACCTTGAAAGGTGAAGATGAACGTATCCGTTTGCCTGGTCATTATGACACAGTCAAGCCACCCAGTGAACGCGACCGGCAGCTATTTTCTATGCTTCCCGAAACAGCGGATGAATACAAGACTCTCTATGGTGTTGACCACTTCCTCCGTGGCATTGAAGGAGGACTGGAGCTTCGCCTGGCGGAGGTATTCGAGCCCACCTGCACCATCTGCGGTCTGACCTCCGGTTATCAGGGCGAAGGCTCAAAGACCGTGCTGCCTGCAAAAGCTTCAGCAAAGGTAGATTTCCGCCTGGTACCAGACCAGACTCCTGAACAGGTTTTGAAATCCCTCCGCCTCCATCTGGACCGTGAAGGATTTTCAGATGTGCAGATCCAATTCCTGGGCGGAGAACAGCCTGCTCGCACCGATCCCGATGACCCGTTCGTCGCACTGGTGGTGGAAGCCGCACGGCCGGTATACGGTCAACCCATGCAGATCATCCCCATGGGTGGTGGCTCAGGACCGAACCACGCATTTGTTCATAACCTCCACCTGCCTGTGGTCTCCGCAGGCATCGGTTACCCAGGCGCTCAAGGCCATGCCCCCAATGAAAACATCCGCCTCGATCTCTACTTAAAAGGTGCCCAACACATCGCCCGCATCCTCAAGGAATTTGCCAATAGCTGA
- a CDS encoding peptidylprolyl isomerase, producing the protein MTAQQWSKPPDMEIDPKKSYIAILSTDKGDITIKLFPDKTPRTVNNFVFLARQGFYDGTIFHRVITDFMVQGGDPSGTGMGGPGYRFADEFDPSLRHDKAGILSMANAGPNTNGSQFFITHVPTPWLNNKHSVFGQVTDGINVLFSIPARDPSKRDSPAVKLIAVKILEE; encoded by the coding sequence ATGACAGCTCAGCAGTGGTCAAAACCTCCTGATATGGAGATTGATCCCAAGAAATCGTATATTGCAATTTTGAGTACCGATAAAGGTGACATTACCATTAAACTTTTTCCCGATAAAACCCCGCGCACGGTTAATAATTTCGTTTTTCTGGCTCGCCAAGGTTTTTATGATGGCACCATCTTCCACCGGGTGATCACCGATTTCATGGTTCAGGGAGGCGATCCGTCCGGCACTGGAATGGGTGGACCCGGATATCGCTTTGCGGATGAATTCGACCCTAGTTTGCGCCATGATAAAGCTGGCATTCTTTCTATGGCCAATGCTGGCCCGAACACAAATGGCTCACAATTCTTTATCACCCATGTTCCCACTCCCTGGTTGAACAACAAGCACAGTGTCTTTGGCCAGGTCACGGATGGAATCAATGTCTTGTTTTCCATTCCTGCTCGTGATCCATCCAAACGTGATTCTCCTGCTGTTAAACTTATTGCCGTGAAGATCCTGGAAGAATAG
- a CDS encoding magnesium chelatase, whose amino-acid sequence MDNESSEQPGLPEDPIGTASKFPSLKALLAHTTGKDLVEAQSQPDSGLVESLPFPFLALVGQVEMKYALLLALINPAIGGVLLIGPRGTGKTTAIRGLVDLVPEIPRSLCFYGCMPEDIEAGGIDAVCPSCARKYAMGEPLAAMDKIRLVELPLNARIEDVVGATNETDLGTQRLRLQHGILSHADRNLLLVDEVNLLSDDVVDAILDAAAYGSYTVKRGTNTATYRSRFMLVGTMNPEEGRLRPQIMDRFGLRVVVRGLEDNHDRLEAYQRAQAFLKNPHKVIQEYKDETMIAQGEVQLARDILAEVCISELLYNQGLKLIKSLKIDSLRAEITMFEGMKALAALDNRKEVTVDDLQVIAPMALRMRRSQFIEKYLSEQSSEEDEINTAVDSTINDAK is encoded by the coding sequence ATGGATAATGAATCCTCCGAGCAACCCGGACTACCCGAAGATCCAATTGGAACGGCAAGTAAATTCCCATCGTTAAAAGCACTCCTGGCGCATACCACAGGCAAGGATCTGGTTGAAGCTCAATCACAGCCGGATAGTGGATTGGTTGAGAGCTTGCCTTTTCCTTTCCTGGCGCTGGTTGGTCAGGTAGAGATGAAATATGCGCTCTTGCTTGCTTTGATCAATCCGGCGATCGGAGGTGTGCTGCTGATAGGACCACGCGGCACGGGTAAAACGACCGCCATCCGAGGTTTGGTAGACCTGGTGCCAGAAATCCCACGCAGCTTGTGTTTCTACGGCTGCATGCCAGAAGATATTGAAGCGGGTGGAATCGATGCGGTGTGCCCGAGCTGTGCCAGGAAATATGCCATGGGTGAGCCATTGGCTGCAATGGATAAAATCAGGCTGGTTGAGCTGCCCTTGAATGCCCGCATTGAAGATGTGGTCGGGGCAACCAATGAAACGGATTTGGGTACCCAACGCCTGCGGTTGCAGCACGGAATCCTATCGCACGCCGACCGCAACTTACTGCTGGTCGACGAAGTCAACCTTCTTTCTGATGATGTGGTCGATGCCATCTTGGATGCTGCCGCGTATGGATCCTATACAGTCAAGCGAGGGACTAATACCGCCACATATCGGTCACGTTTCATGCTGGTCGGCACAATGAACCCAGAAGAAGGCCGTCTACGGCCGCAGATCATGGACCGTTTCGGATTACGTGTTGTCGTGCGAGGTTTGGAAGATAACCACGACCGCCTGGAAGCTTATCAAAGAGCTCAGGCTTTCTTGAAGAATCCGCACAAAGTGATACAGGAATATAAGGATGAAACCATGATTGCTCAGGGTGAAGTCCAGCTAGCGCGTGACATTCTAGCGGAAGTTTGTATCTCTGAACTACTTTACAATCAGGGTTTGAAATTGATTAAAAGCTTGAAGATTGATTCTCTGCGGGCGGAAATCACTATGTTTGAGGGCATGAAAGCTCTGGCAGCATTGGACAACCGTAAGGAAGTGACTGTGGATGACTTACAGGTCATTGCACCGATGGCGTTACGAATGCGACGGTCTCAATTCATTGAAAAATATCTATCTGAGCAATCCAGTGAAGAAGATGAGATTAACACAGCTGTGGACTCAACCATAAATGATGCAAAATAA